TTGAGGCTTACCAGGCGCATCCGAAGTGTAGACTAAACGGCGTCCATCAGGTGACCAACTCGGACTGGCTTCCAGGCTCTTATTAGTGGTCAAGCGCCGGGCATTCTTACCGCGGCTATCGGTAACATGAATCTCGGAGTTCCCCGTACCAGAAAGTGACATCGCAATTTGTCGCCCATCCGGACTAAAGGCCCCACCGGTATTCAGCCCCTTAAAAGTCGCGATCGGCGTTTTACGGCCACTGTTTACATCCAACAGAAAGATATCGGGAAAACCGCTCTTAAAGTAAGTCGTGTAGAGCAAATGACGCCCATCAGGCGCCCACTTTGGCCCCGTAACCAGAGAACGGTCACGCGTTAAAGGCCGCACACGGCTAAAGAGTAAATCACTGGTATAAATTTCGGAGATCCCACGTTGCTTGCCGACGAATGCGAGGCGTCCGGCAAAGAAGCCCTTAGTCTGCAAAGTGGCTTCAACCACCAGATCACAGGCGCGCAGCACAGCATTTTGCAAATCACTGCCGGAGACGGTGCGTCGCAATTGCTCCGTGTAAGGTTGGCCCGAGCCCACAGTCAACAGCACCGCTGAAGCGCCGGCAGGCTCGATTTTAATTTGAAAGGCCGCATTGCTCCCGTTTGTCACGACATAGGCACCATGTAGGTTAAATGCCCGGCGAGCCATATTACTCACAGTCGCATCACTACTATCAATCGCGACCGCGAGCTGCCCTTCTCCATCCCGCACCAGGTCCTGAAGCTGGATAGTTTCAGAGAATACCGCACGGGGAGCGAGCGAAACACAGAAGATCGAGAGTAATAAAAGGGCTGTTAAACGCATAGTCACGAAATAGTCCGAAGCGCAGGAAAATCGCAAATGAAAATCAACTTTGTGAATAGATTTCTACAAAAGACAAAAATTCTAGCGTTTCGTGTTGAACTGCTGCGTCAGTGTTCCAATTTGCTACGACATAGCTATGGCAGACAAAGAACAAATCCAAACAGCCCTCAAAAGCGTCAAATTCCCCGGTTTCAGTCGCGACATCGTTTCCTTCGGCCTCGTTCGCGAGGTGGAACAAAACGACAATGAAGTCTTGATCGGCATCGAAATCACCACCGCCGACACAACGATTCCAGAGCGAATCGCGGCCGACATTAAAAGCGCAGTCGGCGCCCTGGAAGGCATCGACGAAGTCAAAGTGCGGATGGAGATCTCTCAGCCCAAGCAACAACCCTCGCCCGCCGGAGCTGCGGGGAGCAAGCCCAATACCAGCCAGGCCATGCAACAGGTCAAATACGCAATCGCGGTTGCCAGTGGCAAGGGCGGCGTAGGCAAATCGACGGTCACAGTGAATATCGCCTGCGCCCTGCAACGTCTCCTGGAAGCCGAAGGCAAATCAGGAGTCGGCATCATGGACTGCGACATTTACGGCCCCTCGATTCCACTCATGCTGGGTGCCGCCGGACGGCCTGAAATTGAAAACGATTTGATTGTCCCCATCGAGAATTTCGGTGTGCGCACGATGTCGATGGGCTTCCTGGTCGACGAAGACACCCCAGTCGTCTGGCGTGGCCCGATGATTATGAAGACAATTCAACAGTTTGCACAAAACGTGAATTGGGGAGAATTGGAAATTTTAGTCGTGGACCTGCCACCCGGCACTGGCGACGCGCAGCTCTCTCTCGTGCAAACCATCCCACTCGAAGGCGCGGTTATCGTCACTACGCCACAGCCCGCGGCCTCCAATGTTGCTCGCCGTGGAGCGCGCATGTTTGACAAGGTCAGTGTGCCGCTCCTGGGAGTGGTGGAGAATATGAGCTACTTGGAAGCAGCGGACGGCTCACGCCAGAATCTATTCGGCGAAGGGGGCGGCAGTGAAACTGCAAAAAGCCTCGGAACTGAGCTGTTGGGGCAACTTCCAATTGACCCCAACATTCGCATCGGATGCGACAAGGGCATTCCCATCGTCATCAGCGATCCCGACTCCAAGGCCTCCCAAGTATTTATGGAAATTGCGCGACAGATCTTAAACAGTCTTGTTAAAAAATAATTTCGCTCGCGTTTTAAGCTAGCCAGAGGCGCCATTCCATGTAGTTTTCTGAGCTTTGTGTTACGAGATATGCTATCAGTCGTATGAGCGAGGAGAATAAAGATATGTCCAATTCAGCTTCCGATACCTGTTCCAATCATGGATTCGCGCAGCGTTCCACACTCTACCAAGAGTTTCTGGCGGAGCGCGAAGAAATCCTCAGGCACAAGTGGATCGAATCCGAAAAACAAGGAAAAGACATCGGCTTTGAACGCGCCTTACTCGACTGGATTCGCAAACATCGCCAAAATTGGCGTGGCGCTCGCAACATCAAGCTAGGGAAATAATTCAAGGCAACTTGGCTGGCCGACGAGGCAGGCAAATCGCCGTGAGCTGACTGCGAAGCTGGAAGCGGCGACCTCCAATGACATCCGAGACAGCGGCATGCCCTCATCGTAGCGAGCAGCTGACTCTCTCCAAAAATCATTCAGATTTTTGGCGGAGTTCGTTTGATCTACACCGAAAAGTAGATAGCCATTGCTGCATGATACGATTGATCACCAAGTTACTACCGCTATGGATACTCAGCTTTGCCGTGGCGCAAGCCGGGATACGACTGGAAAACTATACCTACCCTTTTCCGGTCTCAAATTTCTCCTTTGAGAGCCAAGAGCAAACATTGGAGATGAGCTATATGGACGTTTCGCCTACCACGGATGTCCTTGGCACAGTCTTGCTCTTGCATGGCAAAAACTTCTCCGGCGCTTATTTTGAAGAAACCGCGAACGCCCTACTGGAAACCGGCTACCGCGTGATCATGCCAGACCAAATCGGCTTCGGCAAATCCACCAAACCAAGCCATTACCAATACAGTTTTCATCAGCTGGCACAAAACACTTATGATCTCTTGAAATCATTAAAAGTGGAGCAAGTCCAGGTGCTCGGACACTCAATGGGCGGTATGCTTGCGACACGCTTCGCGCTCATGTATCCGGACATGGCGACTAGCCTGACACTACTCAATCCCATTGGACTCGAAGATTGGAAGGCAAAAGGAGTGCCCTACCAGTCAATAGACGAATGGTATCAGGGCGAACTCAAAAAGACTCCCGAAAAGATCCGCGCCTACCAACTGGACTCCTACTACGATGGCAAATGGAAGAGCGCATACGACTCTGGCGTCGAGATGCTGACTCGCTTTATCCAAAGCAAAGAATACCCTGTAATGGCTTGGAACCAAGCACTCACCTACGACATGATTTACAACCAACCGGTCGTATACGAATTCAAACAACTCTCACAACCCACCCTCCTGATTATTGGGCAGCGCGACACCACCGCACTAGGCAAAAATAAAGTCAGCGCAGAAGTGAAGGCCACATTAGGCAACTATCCTGAGCTCGGACGCGCAGCTTTGAAAGCCATCCCCAATGCCACCCTTGTTGAGCTTGAGGGTTTAGGGCACCTCCCACAGATCGAAGACTTTGGACGTTTCTTCGGCCCCTACATCGAGTTTTTAAATGCCAACTAATTAGGCGGATTGACTCCACCGACGGATCACGTGAGTCTGGTCTCGAACCACCTTCAAACCAATTGCAATATGACAGAGATTAGCCGTTACCTAGATGCCGCAATACTGAAAGCCGAGTTTACTGAAACAGACGTTCTGGAAGCACTCCAAGCCTGCATTGAGCTAAACACATACAGCGTATGCGTACGCCCCTGCGATATCGAACTGGCGCAGCAACATTGTAAAGGCACCGACACCGCGGTCTGCGTGGTATTGGGATTCCCGCATGGGGTGCAATTACCCGCATCAAAGGCCGACGAAGCGAAACGCTACATCGAACTCGGCGTCGATGAAATCGATATGGTCGCCAACTACGGCTGGATCAAATCAGGCAAATGGGCCGAAGTTGAAGCAGATGTGGCAGGCGTGGCCGCACAAACGCGGGCCGCACAGGTCCCGCTAAAAGTCATTTTCGAAACCGCCCATCTAAATACTCAAGAAATTCAGCAAATGGTGGAAGTCTGCATTCGTGCAGGTGCCGACTTCGTCAAAACATCTACTGGCTTCAATGGCGAAGGTGCCAAACTGGAAGATGTGCAGACCATGCTCGACACAGCCGCAGGGCGCATCCAGGTCAAGCCATCCGGAGGCATCCGCGACCGCGCGGATGCGCAACGCTTCGTCGATCTGGGCGCACATCGTCTTGGTGTCGGTTGGACCTCTTGCCGTGCGATCTGTGAAGATACTGCAGCGCAATCCGACAGTGGTTACTAAATGGACACCATGTTTCCACAGAAAAAGAAAAAAAAGGTCGACTACGAAGCTCTGAATTCGGCCCTGATGCGCATCCCGCGGATGGACGTAGTGGTCGCACGCAGCTTGATCGACATGGGCATTCGCGAAATCTACGATCTGCAGGGGCGAGCACCTGAAATCCTATTTGAAGAAGCACGCAAGAAGAACCAAGCGCTGGTTGACACTCATATCCGTTTTTTCCGGATGGCAGTATACTATGCTGAATGCGAATCACCGGAGCAGTCCAAATTGCACCCCGACGAATGGAACTAGCGGGGCCCCTAGGCGACTAAGCTTATATGAGCTCCCAAGAAATTGAAATTCCGCGTGAAGTGCCCGTAATGACTTTAAGTCAATGTGGACGATTCCCGCAGGCGATGATGCCGCTCTACATCTTCGAGCCACGCTATCGCGAAATGCTGCAGCGCGTATTGGCAGAAGACCGCATCTTCGCAGTCGCCGCACTCGATGAGCGGGAAAAAGACGCCGAAATACTGGAGACCCCCTACTCCATTGCCAGTGTCGGAGTGGTTCGCGCCTGCAAGCAAAACCCGGACGGCACCTCTAATTTGATTTTACAAGGTTTAGCCCGCGTGCAACTAGAGAGCTTTGTGACTGAAGAGCCCTACCGGCGCGCGCGCATTCATCAAATTCTAAGTGAATCCGACGGCAGCGAACAAACCATGGGAGCCATTCAGCCGACTCTACTTGCGCTCATGCAAACCCAAATGCGCTTGGGGGCCGACATCCCGCAAGAGGTCATACAATTTTTATCAAATATTAAAGAGCCGGAAAACGTGCTCGACCTCGCGATTTTCACACTCTGCCCCTCCGGACGCTTCAAGCAGGAGCTACTGGAGACCCGGGGCATACTCGCTCGCTTTGAGAAATTTGAACGGGCGCTGCGTTCACAAATCGAACGCCTCAAATTAGACCACAAATTGAAAGGTGGTCTGGATGAGGACAGTATTGGCAACAATTAGCGCCGCGGCTGCTCGAAATAAAAGCTCAACAAGCCAGGATTCACGACGATCTCGTTGACCTTAGCCAATGAAAGTGTCTGCCCATCCAGGCGCGTTTCAACCTCATGCGCAAAGGGATAACCATCGACCTCTTTGTAATCGCGGTACAATGTTTGTAACTGGACTTCGCCATTGGCATCCAATTGATCCACCCGGACGACATAGGCCGTAAAGACATCGATATAATAATGACTGAGGCCGCGACCACTTTCATCCACTGACAGCACATAGACGCTACGCTCATCAAGCGTAGCTCTCTCTAAAAGCGTAATTTCATTTTCACTCTTCTCCATCGCGCGAAATAGCGGACTGTCAAATCGAGCCTGCGCACGTAAAGCACGCGTGCCTTTCGCGTCCAAAGTCTGGATCGAAACTTCACCATTTGTTTCAGTGCGCATCCAAGCAACATCGCCGTTGTAACCACTAATTACATTACACAACTCGTTAGAGAGGCGATAGCGCATGGAGTAGGGGCGTTTCTTACGCATAAGAAAATCAAAGCTCTGCCCATTCTGCTCGATGATGCCTTCGACACTGATAGACGACAACGAATCCGCATCACGAAAACCACCATAAGCCTCGGTATAGCGTTGAAGAATACGTTGCAGCGCATAGCTATCGCTCTGTGCCCCCGCCAAGAGAGGAAATAAGCTAATACAAGCAATAAGGAATAAGGGTCGGAACGGCATCATAACATTTCATGTACGCAGGCATACGAATGGCAAGCAATTCGTAACATGCATGAAGAAACATTGTCACACGGCAAAAGTCTTGCCACATACCTAATCCATGACTCCTGAAATCATTAGCCAATGGCTCCTAAAGTTTAAAATCAATGTAGGCATGGCCGAGCTTCTCAGCCTGCTGGGCGCAGGGCTTTACCTATTTATCTTAGCTCTGTTGGCCAACTTTGTCGCGAAACGTTTCATCAAATATATCATCCATCCACTCATTCGTAAGACTTCGATGCAATGGGATGACTTACTGATCGATCATAATGTCATCGTACGCTTTTCACATATAGGACCTGCGGCGATCATTCATTTTTTCGCGCCGGCTCTGTTCGACAACTTCCCCTCGATCGCGGGTTTCTTTCAACTGATCGTAAACACTTACCTAATCGTCATCATATTGTTCGTCATCGATGGCGTATTAAATTTTACGCGATCGCTCTGGGAGCGCAGCTCGATGGGCAAGCGCTATCCTGCCAAGAGCTTTATTCAAGCAGCCAAATTGGTAATCAATCTGATTGGCTTCATCTTCATTCTATCGGCCTTGCTGGAAAAGTCACCGCTGGTTTTGTTTTCCGGTCTGGGCGCGGTCACCGCCATTCTACTCTTAATTTTTAAGGACGCGATTCTCGGATTGGTCGCGGGCTTTCAACTCTCCATCAATAATATGGTCATGGTCGGTGATTGGATCGAGATGCCCGCCCGCGGTGCCGATGGTGATGTCATCGACGTCTCACTCACCACCGTAAAAGTGCAAAATTGGGATAAAACGATCACGACCATCCCGACCTATGCACTCATCACCGATTCTTTCAAAAACTGGCGTGGCATGAGCGAATCCGGCGGTCGCCGAATTAAACGCCCACTCTACATCGACATGCGCACGATTCAGTTTGCCGATGAAGATTTGCTAGCACGCTTTAAGCGTATCCGCCTGCTACGCCCCTACCTAGAGTCCAAATTGGAGGAAATCCAGAAATACAACGATCATGTAGGCGAAGAACTCTCAGAGTTAATCAACGGTCGCCGCCTCACGAATGTGGGCACCTTTCGCGCCTATTGCGTCGCCTATTTGCGCAATCACCCCAAGGTGCATCAGGACATGACCTTGCTAGTGCGTCAGCTGCCACCCAGTTCCCAAGGCCTACCGTTAGAGATCTATGTATTTACCAACGACATCGCTTGGGCCCGATACGAAGATATTCAGGGCGATATCTTTGACCACTTCCTCTCCGTGCTGCCCGAATTCGGGCTTAGCGCGTATCAAGCCCCCAGCGGCGCGGACTTGGAAAAAGCAGGCTTCGCCCTCAAGCAAGAAGGCTAGCGAGTCCTTCCCTGCGCAGAATGCAATCGGCCGACCAACAGCCCCAGGCGGGTGAAAAGGTCGGCTAGCTTCGATTACTGTAGCCCGAGCTTATCCAGGATACGGTCAAGGTCGTCATTTCCAAAATACTCGATGGTGATACGCCCCTTCTTGGGGGTGTGCTTAAGTGCGACGCGAGTGTTGAAATGCTCCCCCATGCGCCTTTCCAGATCACGGATCGCGGTTTGTTCGGCCTCTGGAGCATTTTGCCCGTTCCCCTTCTTGGCAGTCGCACCATTGCTGTCTTTAAGCCGGCGTACCTGCGCTTCGGCTTCGCGTACGCTCATGCCCGTTTCAATGATACGACGTGCCAACAACCTGCGATGTTCTTCACTCTCTAGACCGAGCAAGACCTTGGCGTGCCCCGTCGAAATGAGACGACGGCTCAGAAAGCCCTGAATTTCAGAACCTAGCGTGAGTAAGCGCAACGCGTTGGCGACAGTCGCGCGGCCTTTGCCCACGCGTTCGGCGGCCGCTTCTTGAGTCAGATCGAAATCTCGCACCAGACTCGCGTAGCCGAGGGCTTCGTCGATCGGGTTCAGGTTTTCACGTTGCAAATTCTCAATCAAAGCCAGCGTCGCCGACGAGGCATCACTGGCCTCAATGATACGTGCCGGTATTGTCTTTAATTTCAAATACTGATAGGCACGCAAGCGACGTTCGCCGGCGATCAGCTCAAACTTATTATCTTTAGCGCGAACGACGATGGGCTGCAAAAGACCTTCGGACTGGATGCTCTTGGCCAATTCTTCGACATACTCCTCACGGATCTCACGGCGCGGCTGATAGGGGTTGGCGACAATTTCCCCCACTCCGATCTCACGATAACCGGGTGCGTTGGGCGCAACTGTCGCCACAGGTTTAGGCTTGGTGGCTACCACAGGCTTTTTTACGACCGCTTTCTTTACGGGCGTATTGGAGCTGTCGGACGCGGGCTGAGATTTGGAACTACCAGTTCCTGTAATGAGGCCACCGAGTCCGCGACCGAGTCTAGTTTTAGGATTTG
The nucleotide sequence above comes from Coraliomargarita algicola. Encoded proteins:
- a CDS encoding Mrp/NBP35 family ATP-binding protein → MADKEQIQTALKSVKFPGFSRDIVSFGLVREVEQNDNEVLIGIEITTADTTIPERIAADIKSAVGALEGIDEVKVRMEISQPKQQPSPAGAAGSKPNTSQAMQQVKYAIAVASGKGGVGKSTVTVNIACALQRLLEAEGKSGVGIMDCDIYGPSIPLMLGAAGRPEIENDLIVPIENFGVRTMSMGFLVDEDTPVVWRGPMIMKTIQQFAQNVNWGELEILVVDLPPGTGDAQLSLVQTIPLEGAVIVTTPQPAASNVARRGARMFDKVSVPLLGVVENMSYLEAADGSRQNLFGEGGGSETAKSLGTELLGQLPIDPNIRIGCDKGIPIVISDPDSKASQVFMEIARQILNSLVKK
- a CDS encoding alpha/beta hydrolase, with the protein product MIRLITKLLPLWILSFAVAQAGIRLENYTYPFPVSNFSFESQEQTLEMSYMDVSPTTDVLGTVLLLHGKNFSGAYFEETANALLETGYRVIMPDQIGFGKSTKPSHYQYSFHQLAQNTYDLLKSLKVEQVQVLGHSMGGMLATRFALMYPDMATSLTLLNPIGLEDWKAKGVPYQSIDEWYQGELKKTPEKIRAYQLDSYYDGKWKSAYDSGVEMLTRFIQSKEYPVMAWNQALTYDMIYNQPVVYEFKQLSQPTLLIIGQRDTTALGKNKVSAEVKATLGNYPELGRAALKAIPNATLVELEGLGHLPQIEDFGRFFGPYIEFLNAN
- the deoC gene encoding deoxyribose-phosphate aldolase, which produces MTEISRYLDAAILKAEFTETDVLEALQACIELNTYSVCVRPCDIELAQQHCKGTDTAVCVVLGFPHGVQLPASKADEAKRYIELGVDEIDMVANYGWIKSGKWAEVEADVAGVAAQTRAAQVPLKVIFETAHLNTQEIQQMVEVCIRAGADFVKTSTGFNGEGAKLEDVQTMLDTAAGRIQVKPSGGIRDRADAQRFVDLGAHRLGVGWTSCRAICEDTAAQSDSGY
- a CDS encoding helix-hairpin-helix domain-containing protein, which codes for MFPQKKKKKVDYEALNSALMRIPRMDVVVARSLIDMGIREIYDLQGRAPEILFEEARKKNQALVDTHIRFFRMAVYYAECESPEQSKLHPDEWN
- a CDS encoding LON peptidase substrate-binding domain-containing protein translates to MSSQEIEIPREVPVMTLSQCGRFPQAMMPLYIFEPRYREMLQRVLAEDRIFAVAALDEREKDAEILETPYSIASVGVVRACKQNPDGTSNLILQGLARVQLESFVTEEPYRRARIHQILSESDGSEQTMGAIQPTLLALMQTQMRLGADIPQEVIQFLSNIKEPENVLDLAIFTLCPSGRFKQELLETRGILARFEKFERALRSQIERLKLDHKLKGGLDEDSIGNN
- a CDS encoding mechanosensitive ion channel family protein; translated protein: MTPEIISQWLLKFKINVGMAELLSLLGAGLYLFILALLANFVAKRFIKYIIHPLIRKTSMQWDDLLIDHNVIVRFSHIGPAAIIHFFAPALFDNFPSIAGFFQLIVNTYLIVIILFVIDGVLNFTRSLWERSSMGKRYPAKSFIQAAKLVINLIGFIFILSALLEKSPLVLFSGLGAVTAILLLIFKDAILGLVAGFQLSINNMVMVGDWIEMPARGADGDVIDVSLTTVKVQNWDKTITTIPTYALITDSFKNWRGMSESGGRRIKRPLYIDMRTIQFADEDLLARFKRIRLLRPYLESKLEEIQKYNDHVGEELSELINGRRLTNVGTFRAYCVAYLRNHPKVHQDMTLLVRQLPPSSQGLPLEIYVFTNDIAWARYEDIQGDIFDHFLSVLPEFGLSAYQAPSGADLEKAGFALKQEG
- a CDS encoding ParB/RepB/Spo0J family partition protein, encoding MSNPKTRLGRGLGGLITGTGSSKSQPASDSSNTPVKKAVVKKPVVATKPKPVATVAPNAPGYREIGVGEIVANPYQPRREIREEYVEELAKSIQSEGLLQPIVVRAKDNKFELIAGERRLRAYQYLKLKTIPARIIEASDASSATLALIENLQRENLNPIDEALGYASLVRDFDLTQEAAAERVGKGRATVANALRLLTLGSEIQGFLSRRLISTGHAKVLLGLESEEHRRLLARRIIETGMSVREAEAQVRRLKDSNGATAKKGNGQNAPEAEQTAIRDLERRMGEHFNTRVALKHTPKKGRITIEYFGNDDLDRILDKLGLQ